A genomic segment from Gilvibacter sp. SZ-19 encodes:
- a CDS encoding zinc-dependent peptidase produces the protein MGYAILLGVILLLVVHFYRKAQRQKVQPFPEYWHSLLLDNVLYYRNLSKERQEVFQQRMMQFLSEVYIDGVQLELQELDKILIAASAVIPVFGFKEWHYTNLSGILLYPDNFNEDMQFGSKEKSRYIGGIVGNGRFERQMILSKKALYHGFKNKSDKNNTGIHEFVHLIDKLDDHTDGIPERLLQHQYTIPWLNLIHREMEAINGNQSDIRKYGGTNQAEFFAVASEYFFERPDLLKRKHPELYKMLVECFNQKLS, from the coding sequence ATGGGTTACGCTATCCTCTTAGGTGTCATTCTTCTTTTGGTTGTTCACTTTTACAGAAAAGCACAACGGCAAAAGGTACAGCCTTTTCCAGAGTATTGGCATAGTTTGTTGCTGGATAACGTACTTTACTATCGAAATCTTTCAAAAGAAAGGCAAGAGGTATTTCAGCAGCGAATGATGCAATTTTTGAGTGAAGTTTATATTGATGGTGTACAGTTGGAATTGCAAGAACTTGACAAAATTCTAATCGCTGCAAGTGCGGTAATACCCGTATTTGGGTTCAAAGAATGGCATTACACCAATTTAAGCGGAATCCTACTGTATCCAGACAATTTCAATGAGGATATGCAATTTGGGTCTAAGGAAAAATCCCGTTATATAGGTGGAATTGTTGGTAACGGACGTTTTGAAAGACAAATGATTCTTTCTAAAAAAGCCCTTTACCACGGTTTCAAAAACAAAAGCGATAAAAACAACACGGGCATTCACGAATTTGTACATCTTATTGATAAGCTCGATGACCATACGGACGGGATTCCAGAACGGCTATTACAGCATCAATATACCATCCCGTGGTTGAATTTGATTCATAGAGAAATGGAAGCCATAAATGGTAACCAATCCGACATCCGTAAATATGGAGGAACTAACCAAGCCGAATTCTTTGCAGTAGCTTCTGAATACTTTTTTGAACGTCCAGATTTACTTAAGAGAAAGCACCCAGAACTCTACAAAATGTTGGTGGAGTGTTTCAATCAAAAATTATCTTAA
- a CDS encoding site-specific integrase → MSSNAKIVLRKKPNVKGQYPLAIRITKNRRSTYQYVGHYIDLEEWDEKNLRVKKTNPNADNLNKLLSQQLSDANKALIDLQSEYKDASANQIKKEIYASGNSSTFFELAQEHLDELKVAEKLNRLSTDSALISYIVKYHKSKQLSFQEIDERFLKKLMIYLKVKHHLAETSIMNILVLIRLLFNRAIKLKIVSRELYPFGGDKIKIKFPETTKIGLNIIEVRAIEALDNLTYNEIHTRNVWLFSFNFAGMRVTDVLWTKWSDIYDDRLHYRMNKNSKLLSLKIPDKVQSILNYYRNDKRFDTDFVFPELKKANLNDAKDIYNKRKTATKKFNDNLKSIGKKAKIDKKITMHIARHTFGNIAGDTIHPLMLQKLYRHSDLKTTLNYQANFIHKEADDALDSVVNF, encoded by the coding sequence ATGTCATCAAATGCAAAAATAGTTCTTCGTAAAAAACCGAACGTTAAAGGTCAATATCCATTAGCTATTCGAATCACAAAAAACCGTCGCTCTACCTATCAGTATGTTGGTCATTATATCGATTTAGAGGAATGGGACGAAAAAAATCTTCGAGTAAAAAAAACAAATCCAAATGCTGATAACCTAAACAAGTTGCTATCACAACAACTTTCTGATGCCAATAAGGCTCTTATCGATTTACAGTCTGAGTATAAAGATGCCTCAGCAAACCAAATTAAAAAAGAAATATATGCGTCAGGGAATTCCTCAACTTTCTTTGAGCTGGCACAAGAACATCTGGACGAACTGAAAGTTGCAGAAAAGTTAAACCGTCTATCTACGGACAGCGCATTGATTAGTTATATTGTAAAATATCACAAATCTAAACAACTTTCATTTCAAGAAATTGATGAACGATTTCTTAAAAAATTGATGATATACCTCAAAGTTAAGCACCACCTTGCTGAGACTTCAATAATGAATATACTTGTCCTAATCCGCTTATTATTCAACAGAGCTATAAAGCTAAAAATAGTCAGTAGGGAACTATATCCTTTCGGTGGTGACAAAATTAAAATCAAGTTTCCTGAGACGACAAAAATAGGGTTGAATATTATTGAGGTAAGAGCTATTGAAGCTTTAGATAATCTAACCTACAATGAAATTCATACAAGAAACGTTTGGCTATTTAGCTTCAATTTTGCAGGAATGCGCGTTACAGATGTGCTTTGGACAAAATGGTCGGACATATATGATGACCGGTTACATTATAGAATGAATAAAAATTCAAAATTATTGTCCTTAAAAATTCCAGATAAGGTCCAAAGTATTTTGAATTACTATAGAAATGATAAGAGATTTGACACTGATTTTGTTTTTCCCGAATTAAAAAAGGCTAATCTCAATGACGCTAAGGATATCTATAATAAAAGAAAAACGGCGACAAAAAAATTCAATGATAACTTAAAATCAATTGGCAAAAAAGCAAAAATAGATAAGAAGATAACAATGCACATTGCTAGACATACTTTTGGCAATATTGCAGGTGATACCATTCATCCATTAATGCTGCAAAAACTTTATAGACATAGTGATTTAAAAACAACTTTGAATTATCAAGCAAATTTTATCCATAAGGAAGCTGATGATGCTCTAGACAGTGTAGTTAATTTTTAA